CCGCACATGGAAAACTACCTGCTGGGCGTCTGTGGCCGTGCCCGTGGCCTCCAGGTCAGGGTCCTTCTGGACGAAGGAAAGGAAGGCCATCCCGGAGGGTAGCCTGGCGACGAGGGCCTCAAGCACCAGGGGCCAGTCCACCCTTTCTTGCTGGAGGGTCTTGTAGTCCTCCTCCAGCTCCTTGAGCTTCTTCCCCTCCGTTTCCAGCCGGGAGCGGAGTTCCGAGGCGGTGGGCTCATTGACCAGGAGCCCCTTCTCCTCCCCCACCAAGATCTCCAGCCTGGCCTGCCGGGAAGCAAGGGCTTCCGCACTCCGGGCCCGGGCGTCAAGGAGAGGGAAAAGGAGGGCCAGGAGGAGGAGGGCGGCCAGAGCCACCACCAGCCCCGCCCAGGAAAAGAGGGGCCGCGGGCGGTAGTCCGGCGGGAGAAGATTCATATCCAGCAAAGGCCCAGCTTTCATCTTATCTGGCGGACAAGGCCGTAGAGGGGGCTGAGGATAGAGACGGCAATAAAGGCCACCACCCCCCCCACCAGGATGATAAGGGCCGGCTCCAGCATCCCCACCAGGCGGGCGATGGCCCGCCCTGCCTCCTCGTCATAGCTTGTGACAACGGTATCCAGGTTAGCCTCCAGCTGGCCGGTGTGCTCCCCGATGCTCACCAGCTGGCCCACCAGAGGCGGGAAGAGGGGCCGGGAGGCCAGGGCCTGGGAAAGGAGCTTCCCCTGCACCACATCCGCCCTCACCCCTGTCAGGACCTCCCTGAAGGGGGCATTCTCCGTGGTCTGGACCAGAAGGTTCAGGCCCTCGGTGAGCGTGACCCCCGCCTTGAGAAGGAGGGAAAGGGTGCGGCAGAAGCGGGCTACCTGGGAGAAGATAATGGCCCGGCGCACCTGGGGGACCCGGAGTAGGAAACGGTCCCAGCGGGCCCTCCCCCGCGGGCTGCGGATATACCAGGTCCCCCCCACCACCCCCAGGGCCAGGGCCACCATCACCAGCCCCCCCCGCTCCCGGAGAAAGCCTGCTATCGCCACGAGGGCCCGGGTGGAGAGGGGCAGGCTGCCCCCCCACTCCCGCAGCAGGGCCCTCATGGAAGGGAGAACAAAGGTAACCAGGATGACCACCACCCCCACGGCCAGGACGGCGATGAAGGCGGGATAGCCCAGGGCCCCCCTCACCCTGATGGCAGTCTCCCTCTCCCTTTCCAGGTGGACCTCCAGTTGCCTCAGCACCAGAGGGAGACTACCTATCTCCTCCCCCACGTGGATAAGACGGAGGTAGAGGGTAGAGAATACCTGGGGATGGCGGGCCAGGGCCTGGGAGAAGGAATCCCCCCGGCTAATATCCTCAATGACCCGGTTAAGCACCCGGCCGAAGGGACCAGAGGTCTGGGCCTGGAGCATCTTCAGGGAGGGGACCTCGCTTATGCCCGCGCCGAGGAGGTTGGCCAGGCTCCGGGTGAAGTGGATAATCTCCCCCCTCCTCACCCCAAAGAGTGTGGGGGACAGGGACTCCAGATGCAGGCCCCCGCCGTCTTTCTTGAGTCTGCTGAGGCGTAGTATGGTGAGGCCCGCTTGCCACAGGGCCTCCTCCGCCTCCTTTTCCGTCTCCGCCTCCAGCTCCCCCGCCCTCATCTCCCCCTGGGGCGTGGATGCCAGATACTTATATCTCATAGCCAAGGAAAAGGCCGAGAGGGTCCGGGCTATCCGATGAGGAAGACGTGGCGGAGGACCTCGCTGGGTGTCGTGACGCCATCCCTGGCCTTGAGCATCCCATCCCGGCGCAGGGTGACCATCCCCTCCTTTACCGCCTGAGCCTTTATCTCCATTGCCGGGGCCTGCCGGTTCACCAGCTGGCGGATGGGGTCGGTGAGGGGCAGCATCTCAAAGACCCCCGTCCTTCCCAGGTAGCCCGTCCGGGAGCAGAAGTTGCAGCCCCGGCCCATGTAGAAGTCCGTCCTCACCTCCTGCATCTCCTGCTGGTAGGCCGCCGCATCGGCGGGGCTCACCTTCTCCATGTTGCGACAGTAGGGACAGACCTTCCTCACCAGCCGCTGGGAGAGGGAACCGATGACCGCCGAGGTGACGAGGAAGGGCTCCACCCCCAGGTCAATAAGGCGGATGATGGCCGCCACGGCATCGTTGGCGTGGATGGAGGTAAGCACCAGGTGGCCGGTGAGGGCCGCCTGGACGGCCACAGTGGCTGTCTCCTTGTCCCTTATCTCCCCCACCAGTATGACATCGGGGTCAAGGCGCATGATGGCCCTGAGGCCGGCGGCAAAGGTTATCTCCGCCTGCCGGTTCACCTGTATCTGGTTGATACGTTTGAAATGGTATTCAATGGGGTCCTCAATCGTCATGACATTGCGTTCCTGGGGATTTAGCTCCCCGATGGAGGCATAGAGGGTGGTGGTCTTACCTGAGCCCGTGGGCCCGCTGACCAGCACCATGCCGAAAGGGGAGTCCAGGATGCGCCGGTGGCCCTCCTGCACGCCAGTCGCCATGCCGACCTGGGAGAGCTGGAGGAGGCCCAGGGACTTGTCCAGCACCCGGAGAACCGCCATCTCCCCGTGGGCCGTCTCCGCCGTGGCCACCCGGAAGTCAATGGGCCGCTCAGCGATGGCGGCGGAGAACTGGCCGTCCTGGGGACGGCGCCTTTCAGCGATGTTCATGTTGGCCATGACCTTTATCCGGGAGATGAGGGCAGAATGGATCCCCATTGGGAGGGTGGCAACCTGATGGAGGATACCATCAATGCGGTAGCGCACCCGGATGCCGTCCTCCTCGGGCTCGATATGCACATCCGAGGCCCGGTCCTTCACCGCCTGGGTCAATATCATGTCCACAG
This genomic interval from Chloroflexota bacterium contains the following:
- a CDS encoding PilN domain-containing protein yields the protein MLDMNLLPPDYRPRPLFSWAGLVVALAALLLLALLFPLLDARARSAEALASRQARLEILVGEEKGLLVNEPTASELRSRLETEGKKLKELEEDYKTLQQERVDWPLVLEALVARLPSGMAFLSFVQKDPDLEATGTATDAQQVVFHVRQLSLGGLFSNIRFNYRETDKGVEFTLLLKPRGGAQ
- a CDS encoding type II secretion system F family protein → MRAGELEAETEKEAEEALWQAGLTILRLSRLKKDGGGLHLESLSPTLFGVRRGEIIHFTRSLANLLGAGISEVPSLKMLQAQTSGPFGRVLNRVIEDISRGDSFSQALARHPQVFSTLYLRLIHVGEEIGSLPLVLRQLEVHLERERETAIRVRGALGYPAFIAVLAVGVVVILVTFVLPSMRALLREWGGSLPLSTRALVAIAGFLRERGGLVMVALALGVVGGTWYIRSPRGRARWDRFLLRVPQVRRAIIFSQVARFCRTLSLLLKAGVTLTEGLNLLVQTTENAPFREVLTGVRADVVQGKLLSQALASRPLFPPLVGQLVSIGEHTGQLEANLDTVVTSYDEEAGRAIARLVGMLEPALIILVGGVVAFIAVSILSPLYGLVRQIR
- the tadA gene encoding Flp pilus assembly complex ATPase component TadA; the encoded protein is MMERAKTRKDIGQVLVEGAFLKPQELAKAQEKARGQGRKLVEVLLQDNIISAETLATVLSFQFNVPVVDLRQYEVEAEAVALVPEEVAREHRVLPLKVEGDVLTVAMEDPSDVATVDTLAALSRKRLRVVIPLHGGLEDAIRTHYRLAQKIEQEISQAVGAQPQAPAGTRVAASDPGLVGEAIAQAPIVRAVDMILTQAVKDRASDVHIEPEEDGIRVRYRIDGILHQVATLPMGIHSALISRIKVMANMNIAERRRPQDGQFSAAIAERPIDFRVATAETAHGEMAVLRVLDKSLGLLQLSQVGMATGVQEGHRRILDSPFGMVLVSGPTGSGKTTTLYASIGELNPQERNVMTIEDPIEYHFKRINQIQVNRQAEITFAAGLRAIMRLDPDVILVGEIRDKETATVAVQAALTGHLVLTSIHANDAVAAIIRLIDLGVEPFLVTSAVIGSLSQRLVRKVCPYCRNMEKVSPADAAAYQQEMQEVRTDFYMGRGCNFCSRTGYLGRTGVFEMLPLTDPIRQLVNRQAPAMEIKAQAVKEGMVTLRRDGMLKARDGVTTPSEVLRHVFLIG